Part of the Sinorhizobium terangae genome is shown below.
AGGAGGCACGCGCGATCATCGCCGCCTTCGACCTTCCGGAAAACGCCGACAAGGGCGTGATCAATCTCCACGGCCGCATGGTCGAGCGGCTGCATCTCGACCAGGCCCTGAAACTCGCCGCCAAGGCGGACATGATCGAAAGACGAAAGGCAAAACCTTGAAACTCTACCGCTTCCTCACCGGCCCTGACGACGCCTCCTTCTGCCACAAGGTCACGGCGGCGTTGAACCAGGGATGGATGCTGCATGGTCCGCCGACCTACGCCTTCAATGCCGACACCCAGCACATGCAGTGCGGCCAGGCGGTAGTGAAGGAGGTGGCAGGCAAGGACTATCACCCGGACATGAAGCTATCGGAGCAGTGAGCAATCATTGGCACTGAGTAGTTGCCCCTCACCCTCTCCCCGCGAGGGGGGCGAGGGGGGGGACGGGAGCTTGCCGTTTGCTCTCCTCCCGTGATCGCTGCAGA
Proteins encoded:
- a CDS encoding DUF1737 domain-containing protein, giving the protein MKLYRFLTGPDDASFCHKVTAALNQGWMLHGPPTYAFNADTQHMQCGQAVVKEVAGKDYHPDMKLSEQ